One segment of Salvelinus alpinus chromosome 1, SLU_Salpinus.1, whole genome shotgun sequence DNA contains the following:
- the LOC139576841 gene encoding inward rectifier potassium channel 4-like, translated as MITGAMGTARANRYNLAAPDEEGLKISTLGLHNGHSSPNSRFLSPSGTSGGDRISGATGHRMNNYNGKISTTGSSQLRSRFVKKNGHCNVVFSNMEEKSQRYLADIFTTCVDIRWRYLLLLFCSTFLSSWMFFGIIFYSVSRAHGDFDEHPGMSSSSGLEGNGLGVGEVEGVQKKWQPCLLHVEGFVGAFLFSVETQTTIGYGWRCVTEECPVAVITVVVQSIVGCIIDSFMLGTIMVKMARPKKRNQTLLFSKNAVISLRDGKLCLMWRVGNLRKSHIVEAHVRAQLIRPYVTAEGEFIPLEQRDLNVGYDEGIDRLFLVSPLVIVHEIDEDSPLYTVSRADLESDDFEIVVILEGMVEATAMTTQARSSYLAKEILWGHRFEPVIFENRTKYQVDYARFHKTYDVPSTPNCSAKELSETASRPASSASSHSVFPTSPRITQHLVTPHSPSAFCYENEVALSCGEDEDELDRQKGKDREEERRNSVSVDFHNLFQDPATMTSGSNVLCVLDMDNQMDFDILQTTITRDPLTYKSESGI; from the exons ATGATCACTGGTGCCATGGGAACAGCACGGGCCAACAG GTACAACCTCGCAGCACCAGATGAGGAGGGCCTGAAAATCTCCACACTTGGGCTCCACAACGGCCACAGCTCGCCAAATAGCCGGTTCCTCTCCCCTAGTGGCACATCCGGAGGAGATAGGATATCAGGAGCCACAGGTCATAGGATGAACAATTACAACGGAAAGATCTCTACTACAGGATCGAGCCAACTAAGAAGTCGCTTCGTCAAGAAAAATGGGCATTGCAACGTGGTATTCTCTAACATGGAGGAAAAATCACAACGTTACCTGGCTGACATCTTTACCACCTGCGTGGACATTCGCTGGAGATACTTACTACTCCTCTTCTGCTCGACCTTCCTGTCCTCCTGGATGTTTTTTGGAATAATCTTCTATTCAGTTTCCAGAGCCCATGGGGATTTTGATGAGCACCCTGGAATGAGTTCCTCTTCAGGGTTGGAAGGGAATGGGCTTGGGGTTGGTGAAGTTGAAGGGGTGCAGAAAAAGTGGCAGCCATGCCTCCTTCATGTAGAGGGCTTCGTCGGAGCCTTCCTATTCTCCGTTGAGACCCAGACCACCATTGGTTATGGGTGGCGCTGTGTCACTGAGGAGTGCCCTGTGGCAGTGATCACAGTGGTGGTCCAGTCCATAGTGGGATGCATCATTGACTCCTTCATGCTTGGCACAATCATGGTCAAAATGGCACGCCCTAAGAAGAGGAACCAGACCCTGCTGTTCTCGAAAAACGCTGTGATTTCCCTACGCGATGGCAAGCTGTGCCTCATGTGGCGAGTGGGTAACCTGCGCAAGAGCCACATCGTGGAGGCCCATGTGCGGGCACAGCTCATTCGACCCTACGTCACGGCAGAGGGAGAGTTTATCCCTCTAGAGCAGAGAGATCTCAACGTAGGCTACGACGAAGGCATAGACAGACTCTTCCTGGTTTCTCCTCTGGTTATCGTCCATGAGATCGACGAGGACAGCCCCCTGTATACTGTGAGCCGGGCTGATCTGGAATCTGATGACTTTGAGATCGTAGTGATCTTGGAAGGCATGGTGGAGGCCACCGCCATGACCACCCAGGCCCGCAGCTCCTATCTGGCCAAGGagatcctatgggggcataggtTTGAGCCTGTGATCTTTGAGAACCGAACCAAGTATCAGGTGGACTATGCTCGCTTCCACAAGACCTACGACGTGCCCTCCACACCCAACTGCAGCGCCAAGGAGCTCAGTGAGACGGCCAGCCGGCCTGCCTCATCCGCCTCCTCCCACTCAGTATTCCCAACCAGCCCCAGAATCACCCAGCACCTCGTAACCCCCCACTCCCCCAGCGCCTTCTGCTATGAGAATGAGGTAGCACTGAGCTGTGGAGAGGACGAGGATGAACTGGATAGGCAAAAGGGAAAAGAcagggaggaggaaaggaggaattCAGTTTCTGTAGACTTTCATAATTTGTTTCAGGACCCAGCCACAATGACATCCGGCAGCAACGTGCTGTGCGTTTTGGACATGGACAATCAGATGGATTTTGACATTCTACAGACTACCATTACTCGTGATCCACTGACATATAAAAGTGAGTCAGGAATCTGA